From the genome of Mycobacterium kansasii ATCC 12478:
GATGCCCTCGGCCCGCATCAACGGGTTGTTCGGCAGCCAGACGATGCCGCCGGATAGCCCCGTCGAACCGCCGACCAGGGCCTGCTTCTCGACGATCAGCGGCTCGAGCCCGCGGTCGAGCGCTACCAGCCCCGCCACCATGCCGCCCCCGCCGCTTCCCGCGATCAGCAGGTCGACCGAGCGATCCCACCGGGTGCTCATTGTGTCGCCGAAACGCCCGCGGTGAAGCCCAAATCGGCGATCGGCACGTCGATGGTGGTGTTGGTCTGCGTAATCGCGGGCACCAGCTTGTCGTAGGGCAGCCCGGCCAGGAAGCCGTCGACGACGCGCTCGAAGTTGGAGATCAGCCCTTCGATCTGATTAGACAACCGCATGTACTCGAAACCCTTGGAGTGCAAACCTTTCTGCTGCCTGGGCAGGTTGGAGAAGTCTTGCGCGGGGATCGGTGGCCAGCTCGGGTCGTCCGGCGCCTTGGCCTCCGGCGGTCTCGGTTTGCCGGTGACCTGCTCAGGCGGGATCCGGGTCAGCGACCAGATTTCGAACAGCGTCTCCTCCGGCCCAAGGGGGCGGATCCGGTACGACGAGGCGCTGCTGTATTGCGGCAACAGAAAATAATGCGGGAAACCGAACCCGATCGCGTCGACGATGCCGCGGCGGGCCAACTCGTTGAGGTCGGGGATATCGCATCCCCGCGCGCGATGCCAGGCGACGACGGCGTCATTGAGCCGGCTGCGCCAAGCCGTCATCGCCTCGGCGGGATCGTCCGGTAGCTCGATGTTCTGCAGTCCTTCGGCGATGCGGATGTCGTTGTCGTGAGTCATGCCGCCCATCCCGGCGCCGAGCGTTCGCATGAAATACAGGCTGGCGGCGATGACTGGGTGTGTGGCGGGCGAACCCGTGGTCTGCGCCGACGGCAGCAGCTGCGGATGGGTCTGCGGCACGTGATAGCCCTCCATGAACGCTGCGGTGGCCAGCTTCCAGTTCACCGGCAGCAGACAGGACTGCCACCACTCGGTGCGCAGCGATTCGACCTTCCAGGCGTCGTAGATCGAGGCGAAGGGCTCCAGGCAGGCACGCAACGCGGGTGCTGCGTCGTCGAGGTTGATCCACGCGCACCCGCCCCACAGTTCGCACCGGACCGACACCAGCTGAAGATCCTGCGGGCACAGATTGTGCTCGCCGAACACCTCCGGCCGGGCCACATAGATGTTGCGTCCGTCGATGGCCCAGCACCAGCCATGGAAGGGGCACACGAAGGTGCGTCGGGATCCGTTGCCCTCCACCAGCTTTACCCCGCGGTGCCGGCAGGCGTTGTGGTAGGCCCGCACGTTGTCGGCATCCACCCGCACCACGATGATCGACTCGTCGAGGATCTGGTACTCCACGAAGTCGCCCGGCTGGGGGATCTCTTCGAGCCGACAGGCCATCTGCCACACGCGCGGCCAGAACTTCTCGGCCTCCAGCGCGTAGAAATCGGCGTCGTAGTAGCGCTGCTTGGGGATTCGGTCGGCGGTCTGGACCGCCCATGGCACCGGCAGCGGTGTCCAGTTCACCTCGGTGTTCACCATCGGGCTTCCTCGCTCACACGATTCGCGACGCGCGGCCTTGCCAATAACGTTCGCGGATGCGCCTTTTGTACAGCTTTCCGTTGGGGTCGCGGGGTAGCGCCACGGTGAAGTCGACGCTGCGCGGGCACTTGTAGGCGGCCAGGTGTGCTCGGCAGTAGTCGATCAGCTCGGCCTCGAGGCCGGGTCCGGCCCTGACCCCTTCAACCGGTTGCACCACGGCCTTGACCTCCTCGCCGTATTCGTCGTTGGGAACGCCGAACACCGCGGCGTCGACAAGCTTGGGGTGCATGACCAACAGGTTCTCCGCCTCCTGCGGATAGATGTTGACCCCGCCGGAGACAATCATGAACGTCGAGCGGTCGGTGAGGTAGAGGTATCCGTCCTGGTCCACGTGGCCCATGTCGCCCAGCGAGCGCCAACCGCGGTCGTTGCGCACCGACGCGGTCTTGACCGGATCCTTGTAGTACTCGAACG
Proteins encoded in this window:
- a CDS encoding aromatic ring-hydroxylating oxygenase subunit alpha produces the protein MVNTEVNWTPLPVPWAVQTADRIPKQRYYDADFYALEAEKFWPRVWQMACRLEEIPQPGDFVEYQILDESIIVVRVDADNVRAYHNACRHRGVKLVEGNGSRRTFVCPFHGWCWAIDGRNIYVARPEVFGEHNLCPQDLQLVSVRCELWGGCAWINLDDAAPALRACLEPFASIYDAWKVESLRTEWWQSCLLPVNWKLATAAFMEGYHVPQTHPQLLPSAQTTGSPATHPVIAASLYFMRTLGAGMGGMTHDNDIRIAEGLQNIELPDDPAEAMTAWRSRLNDAVVAWHRARGCDIPDLNELARRGIVDAIGFGFPHYFLLPQYSSASSYRIRPLGPEETLFEIWSLTRIPPEQVTGKPRPPEAKAPDDPSWPPIPAQDFSNLPRQQKGLHSKGFEYMRLSNQIEGLISNFERVVDGFLAGLPYDKLVPAITQTNTTIDVPIADLGFTAGVSATQ